The proteins below come from a single Leptotrichia sp. oral taxon 223 genomic window:
- the hisJ gene encoding histidinol-phosphatase HisJ, with translation MQTKKTIFPSNLHAHTFYCDGKNNAEDYILTAIEKGFTSVGLSGHSFTAFDTEPCMTEQGTQEYLKELKELKEKYKNKMQVYIGIEADFYTGYNKEIDKEMGLDFRIGSVHYVKDKKKDEYYCVDNTPEILKYGIKNYADEDERTFIEAYFDNIVEMVHTQKPDIIGHLDLVRKFNKNLKYFDENADWYKKKVEYVLDEIAKTDAIIEINTGGMSRGWTQTPYPSVPILERILAKNIPITISSDAHETKNIDFYFEESLEIARKVGFKSVKILDGEEFKDFEI, from the coding sequence ATGCAAACTAAAAAAACAATTTTCCCATCAAATCTTCATGCCCACACATTTTACTGCGATGGTAAAAACAATGCTGAAGATTATATTTTAACTGCAATAGAGAAAGGATTTACAAGTGTCGGACTTTCGGGGCATTCTTTTACAGCATTTGATACAGAACCGTGTATGACGGAACAAGGAACACAGGAATATTTGAAGGAATTAAAAGAACTAAAAGAAAAATACAAAAATAAAATGCAGGTTTATATTGGAATCGAAGCTGATTTTTATACTGGGTATAACAAGGAAATTGATAAGGAAATGGGACTTGATTTTAGGATTGGATCTGTTCATTATGTGAAAGATAAGAAAAAAGACGAGTATTATTGTGTTGATAACACGCCTGAAATTTTGAAATACGGAATAAAAAATTATGCAGATGAAGACGAAAGGACATTCATTGAAGCATATTTTGATAATATTGTGGAAATGGTACATACTCAAAAACCTGATATTATTGGGCATTTGGATTTAGTACGAAAATTTAACAAAAATTTGAAATATTTTGATGAAAATGCTGACTGGTATAAAAAGAAAGTAGAATATGTACTGGATGAAATAGCAAAAACTGATGCGATTATTGAAATTAATACTGGTGGAATGTCAAGAGGATGGACACAAACTCCTTATCCGAGTGTTCCAATACTGGAAAGAATATTAGCCAAAAATATTCCAATTACAATTTCTTCTGATGCACACGAAACTAAAAATATTGATTTTTATTTTGAAGAAAGTCTGGAAATTGCTAGAAAAGTTGGGTTTAAAAGTGTGAAGATTTTGGA
- a CDS encoding YhfC family intramembrane metalloprotease produces the protein MNYEYIGTSTITAIILMIIIGTAVPLIIAAIWKIKTKEPISTIFIGAVTFILFAIILESIPKVFLFQVKNPISDYIANNKWVFVIVPALLAGIFEESGRFVVFKFLLKKRKNKKTAISYGIGYSGIEMIFILTFAGIQCLVFAQMINSGQFAKLLEQAGNNQVQLKSLQAIPQLIASISFGTLEISLIERISAILVHIACSILVFYSVHFKNKKILFPIAILLHTFIDIFAGLYQTKLVTNLVIIEGWVFVISIIIFSFVYKKVYEK, from the coding sequence ATGAATTATGAATATATTGGAACTAGTACTATTACCGCAATAATTTTAATGATTATTATTGGAACGGCTGTACCTTTAATAATCGCTGCAATATGGAAAATTAAGACAAAAGAGCCAATATCAACTATATTTATTGGAGCTGTTACATTTATTTTATTTGCAATTATTTTAGAAAGTATTCCTAAAGTGTTTTTGTTTCAGGTCAAAAATCCAATTAGCGACTATATAGCGAATAATAAATGGGTATTTGTGATTGTTCCAGCATTATTGGCAGGAATATTTGAAGAAAGTGGAAGATTTGTGGTATTTAAATTTTTGTTGAAAAAAAGAAAAAATAAGAAAACTGCTATTTCATATGGGATAGGATATAGTGGGATTGAAATGATATTTATACTTACTTTTGCTGGTATACAATGTCTAGTATTTGCCCAAATGATTAATTCAGGACAGTTTGCAAAACTTTTGGAACAGGCAGGTAATAATCAAGTTCAACTTAAATCATTGCAAGCAATACCTCAATTAATAGCTTCTATCTCTTTTGGAACTTTAGAAATCTCATTAATTGAAAGAATTAGCGCAATTTTGGTACATATAGCCTGTTCAATACTTGTTTTTTACAGCGTGCATTTTAAAAATAAAAAAATATTATTTCCTATAGCCATTTTATTGCACACTTTTATTGATATATTTGCAGGACTTTATCAGACTAAATTAGTAACAAATTTAGTAATTATAGAAGGTTGGGTATTTGTTATTTCAATTATTATTTTTTCTTTTGTATATAAAAAAGTGTATGAAAAATAA
- the hisIE gene encoding bifunctional phosphoribosyl-AMP cyclohydrolase/phosphoribosyl-ATP diphosphatase HisIE yields the protein MEIEKMKFDEKGLVPAIIQDYYTKEVLTLAYMNKESLEITLRDKKTCFFSRSRQKLWLKGETSGNYQNVVSLKYDCDSDSLLMEVKKEGPACHTGSESCFFNSLFEAENYSNFSSEKLYNLIKDRKVNPKEKSYTSYLFEKGLDKILKKVGEECTEVIIGAKNNDNDELRYEIADLYYHTLVLMIEQGLTIQDIKEELAKRHIIDHKVKQEKMGGEK from the coding sequence ATGGAAATAGAAAAAATGAAATTTGATGAAAAGGGGCTTGTTCCCGCAATAATACAAGATTATTATACAAAAGAAGTGCTGACACTTGCGTATATGAATAAGGAAAGCCTAGAAATAACTTTGAGAGATAAGAAAACTTGTTTTTTCAGTAGAAGTAGACAAAAACTTTGGTTAAAAGGAGAAACTTCGGGAAATTATCAGAATGTTGTTTCATTAAAATATGATTGTGATTCGGATTCTTTGCTTATGGAAGTGAAAAAGGAAGGTCCTGCTTGCCATACTGGCTCTGAAAGCTGTTTTTTCAATTCTTTATTTGAAGCAGAGAATTACAGTAATTTTAGTTCTGAGAAACTTTATAATTTAATAAAAGATAGAAAGGTCAATCCTAAGGAAAAATCATATACAAGTTATCTTTTTGAAAAAGGGCTTGATAAAATTCTAAAAAAAGTTGGGGAAGAGTGTACAGAAGTTATAATTGGGGCTAAAAATAATGATAATGATGAATTGAGATATGAAATTGCAGACTTATATTATCATACTTTGGTTTTAATGATTGAACAGGGACTTACAATACAGGATATAAAAGAAGAATTGGCTAAAAGACATATTATTGATCATAAAGTTAAGCAGGAGAAGATGGGTGGTGAGAAGTAA
- a CDS encoding ketopantoate reductase family protein, which yields MRLLIYGAGVIGSIYAALFAKAGYDTSVYARGKRLEVLKTKGLLYLENKKIKKADVSVCFELLDNDIYDFIFLTVRENQLYQALEELKMNQSRCIVTMVNSIDDYSKWEKICGKGKILPAFPGAGGSINGDVLDGALTPWLIQPTTFAEISGMKSERTEALSMIFKKANIPYQEVKDMHIWQLCHLALVVPIADAYYEASNPKKVWTERKIMYKTARQLKKNFRFLKRDCGKLSPKKMNIFRFVPLIILVIVLKFIFNSKFGNKFMYRHSMKAPDEMRQLYKKFYDYVQKRKAEW from the coding sequence ATGAGATTATTAATATACGGAGCTGGGGTGATAGGATCAATTTATGCGGCTTTATTTGCTAAGGCAGGTTATGACACCAGCGTTTATGCAAGAGGAAAGAGATTGGAGGTTCTTAAAACAAAAGGACTTCTTTATTTAGAAAATAAAAAGATTAAAAAGGCAGATGTTTCTGTTTGTTTTGAATTGCTGGATAATGATATTTATGATTTTATTTTTCTGACAGTTAGAGAAAATCAACTATATCAGGCACTTGAGGAATTGAAAATGAATCAGAGCAGATGTATTGTTACTATGGTAAACTCTATTGATGACTATAGCAAATGGGAGAAAATCTGTGGAAAAGGAAAAATTCTTCCAGCTTTTCCAGGAGCGGGAGGCAGTATTAATGGAGATGTACTTGATGGAGCACTTACGCCATGGTTAATACAGCCAACCACATTTGCTGAAATTTCTGGAATGAAATCAGAAAGAACAGAAGCCCTTTCCATGATATTTAAAAAGGCAAATATTCCTTATCAGGAAGTAAAGGATATGCATATTTGGCAGCTTTGCCATTTGGCGTTAGTAGTGCCGATTGCAGATGCATATTATGAAGCCAGTAATCCAAAAAAAGTATGGACAGAAAGAAAGATTATGTATAAGACAGCAAGACAATTAAAAAAGAATTTTCGTTTTTTGAAAAGAGATTGCGGAAAATTATCGCCTAAAAAAATGAATATATTTCGTTTTGTCCCATTAATCATATTGGTAATTGTCTTGAAATTTATCTTCAATAGTAAATTTGGTAATAAATTTATGTATCGACATTCAATGAAAGCGCCAGATGAGATGAGACAGTTATATAAAAAATTTTATGATTACGTACAGAAGCGAAAAGCAGAATGGTAA
- a CDS encoding type II toxin-antitoxin system Phd/YefM family antitoxin, which translates to MKIIPIRDLKNTVEIEKYCSEEQGPVFITKNGYGRLVVMNIEYYERTMREIEEAKLLLDGIKDVQNNNTLDGKNTINELRGKYGI; encoded by the coding sequence ATGAAAATTATACCAATTCGTGATTTAAAAAATACAGTCGAAATTGAAAAATATTGTTCCGAAGAACAAGGACCTGTATTTATAACTAAAAACGGTTATGGACGTTTAGTTGTTATGAATATTGAATATTATGAACGAACTATGCGTGAAATTGAAGAAGCAAAACTTCTACTTGATGGAATAAAAGATGTTCAAAATAACAATACTTTAGACGGCAAAAATACTATTAATGAATTAAGAGGTAAATATGGAATCTAA
- a CDS encoding type II toxin-antitoxin system RelE/ParE family toxin: protein MESKYSYQFTKSAKNDLEQILHYIKVELNNPTAATSFINKFQESVTNIQLFPNSWPKVINKFLPEYIIIRKKLINNYILYYSVNDNLKSIIILRIVFSHRDTDNILKNKNL, encoded by the coding sequence ATGGAATCTAAATATTCTTATCAATTTACTAAAAGTGCTAAAAATGATTTAGAGCAGATTCTTCATTATATCAAAGTAGAATTAAATAATCCAACAGCTGCAACCTCTTTTATAAATAAATTTCAAGAATCCGTTACTAACATTCAGTTATTTCCAAATAGTTGGCCAAAAGTTATAAATAAATTTTTACCAGAATACATTATTATTAGAAAAAAATTGATTAACAACTATATTTTGTATTATTCTGTAAATGATAATTTAAAAAGTATAATTATTTTGCGTATTGTTTTTAGCCATAGAGATACTGACAATATTCTAAAAAATAAAAACTTATGA
- the hisF gene encoding imidazole glycerol phosphate synthase subunit HisF has translation MLAKRIVPCLDVRNGKVVKGVNFTGIKEVDSPVELAKFYNKSGADELVFYDITATVEERGLFTDILKEVASQIFIPLTVGGGINTLDDFDRVLKAGADKVSVNSGAIRNPKLIEEAAKKYGNQCVVLSVDVKRVDGKFKVFAKGGRENTGIDAIEWFVQGQENGAGEVVVNSIDTDGVKTGFDLELLSILVKKLSIPIIASGGAGNMEHFKELFKIPGIDAGLAASIFHFKEVEIMELKKYLRDNGVEMRI, from the coding sequence ATGCTTGCAAAGAGAATTGTTCCCTGTTTGGACGTGAGAAACGGGAAAGTGGTAAAAGGCGTTAATTTTACTGGGATAAAAGAAGTTGACAGTCCAGTTGAGTTAGCAAAGTTTTATAATAAATCTGGTGCAGATGAACTTGTTTTTTATGATATTACAGCAACTGTTGAGGAAAGAGGGCTTTTTACTGATATTTTAAAGGAAGTGGCAAGTCAGATATTTATTCCGCTTACTGTTGGCGGTGGGATAAACACACTAGATGATTTTGACAGAGTGTTAAAAGCGGGAGCAGATAAAGTAAGTGTCAATTCAGGAGCAATAAGAAATCCAAAATTAATTGAAGAAGCTGCAAAAAAATATGGAAATCAGTGTGTTGTTTTGTCAGTCGATGTAAAACGGGTTGATGGAAAATTTAAAGTTTTTGCAAAAGGTGGGAGGGAAAACACTGGAATTGATGCAATTGAATGGTTTGTGCAGGGGCAGGAAAACGGCGCTGGGGAAGTTGTCGTGAACAGTATTGATACGGATGGCGTTAAAACTGGCTTTGATTTAGAACTTTTATCAATTTTGGTTAAAAAATTATCAATTCCGATAATTGCGTCAGGTGGAGCTGGTAATATGGAACATTTTAAGGAATTATTTAAAATACCAGGAATTGATGCGGGACTCGCAGCTTCGATTTTTCATTTTAAGGAAGTGGAAATTATGGAGCTGAAAAAGTATTTGAGGGATAATGGAGTGGAAATGAGGATTTAA
- the hisA gene encoding 1-(5-phosphoribosyl)-5-[(5-phosphoribosylamino)methylideneamino]imidazole-4-carboxamide isomerase: MIEIFPAIDLHNGQAVRLKQGDYNQVEVFFKNPVEVLDFFNKNNSKNLHIVDLDGAKDGNTKNYEVIKELVEKSDFFVQVGGGIRDEERIKKYIDLGVNRVILGTIAVENEEFLREMVKKYGDKIAVSVDAKNEKVAVKGWTETVELNSVEFCKKLSDIGVKTIIYTDISKDGMLNGTNLEIYKKLSKIVKADIIASGGITFLDEIKELNENGVYGAIVGKAIYSGNLDLKKVLEVSK, translated from the coding sequence ATGATAGAGATTTTTCCAGCGATAGACTTACATAACGGTCAGGCAGTTAGATTAAAACAAGGCGATTATAATCAGGTGGAAGTATTTTTTAAAAATCCTGTCGAAGTTTTGGATTTTTTTAATAAAAATAATTCAAAAAATCTTCATATTGTAGATTTGGATGGGGCAAAAGATGGAAATACTAAAAATTATGAAGTTATAAAGGAACTTGTAGAAAAGAGTGATTTTTTTGTTCAAGTTGGTGGCGGAATCCGTGATGAAGAAAGAATAAAAAAATATATTGATTTAGGTGTAAATAGAGTTATTTTAGGAACGATTGCTGTTGAAAATGAAGAGTTTTTAAGAGAAATGGTAAAAAAATATGGAGATAAAATTGCAGTTTCTGTGGATGCGAAAAATGAAAAAGTTGCTGTAAAGGGATGGACTGAAACTGTTGAATTAAATTCAGTTGAATTTTGCAAAAAATTATCGGATATCGGAGTAAAAACAATAATTTATACTGACATTTCAAAAGATGGAATGTTAAATGGTACAAATCTTGAAATTTATAAAAAATTGTCCAAAATAGTAAAAGCAGATATTATAGCTTCAGGCGGAATTACATTTTTAGACGAAATAAAGGAACTTAATGAAAATGGGGTTTATGGAGCGATTGTTGGAAAAGCAATTTATTCTGGAAATTTAGATTTAAAGAAAGTGTTGGAAGTTAGCAAGTAA
- the hisH gene encoding imidazole glycerol phosphate synthase subunit HisH, whose protein sequence is MIAVIDYGVGNLFSLLSSLNYVGLDTKLTNDIEEIKNAKGIILPGVGAFRDAIGNLEKYGLKETLISEAKKGKPFLGICLGMQMLFEKSYEYGEYEGLGLINGTVEEIKKYISENSDLKIPHMGWNSLAINDGFKDDKILKNIDNNEYVYYVHSYFAKTDTKNIVTYSEYGTKIPGIVKNKNVYGMQFHPEKSGDTGLKLLKNWGELVK, encoded by the coding sequence ATGATAGCAGTAATTGATTATGGGGTAGGAAACCTTTTTTCCTTACTTTCGTCTTTAAACTATGTCGGACTGGATACAAAGCTGACTAACGATATTGAAGAGATAAAAAATGCTAAGGGGATAATATTGCCAGGAGTTGGAGCTTTTAGAGATGCTATTGGGAATTTGGAAAAATATGGGCTAAAAGAAACTTTGATAAGCGAAGCGAAAAAAGGGAAGCCGTTTTTGGGAATTTGTCTTGGTATGCAGATGCTTTTTGAAAAAAGTTATGAATATGGGGAATATGAAGGGCTTGGGCTTATAAATGGAACTGTTGAGGAGATAAAAAAATATATTTCAGAAAACTCTGATTTGAAAATACCTCATATGGGATGGAATAGTTTAGCCATAAATGATGGATTTAAAGATGATAAAATTTTAAAAAATATAGACAATAATGAATATGTTTATTATGTTCATTCATATTTTGCAAAAACTGATACAAAAAACATTGTCACATATTCAGAGTACGGAACAAAAATTCCTGGAATTGTAAAAAATAAAAATGTATATGGAATGCAATTTCATCCTGAAAAATCTGGAGATACTGGATTGAAGTTATTGAAAAACTGGGGTGAATTAGTAAAGTAA
- a CDS encoding AAA family ATPase, which yields MIKREQYLKEIRKFVDKPVIKVITGMRRSGKSMILKLISKELEENGINKENIIFINFESLII from the coding sequence ATGATAAAAAGAGAACAATATTTAAAAGAAATTAGAAAATTTGTGGATAAACCTGTAATAAAAGTTATTACTGGTATGCGTAGAAGTGGTAAATCTATGATATTAAAATTAATATCTAAAGAACTTGAAGAAAATGGTATAAACAAGGAAAATATTATTTTTATTAATTTTGAGTCTTTAATTATCTAA